One genomic region from Quercus robur chromosome 4, dhQueRobu3.1, whole genome shotgun sequence encodes:
- the LOC126723117 gene encoding hydroquinone glucosyltransferase-like produces MEQKPHIALLPSPGMGHLIPLVELAKLLLLHHDFQITCIIPVLGSPSKAMKAVLQALPTSIDNVFLPPVILEEEEIKGLKLEVQAMLTLTRSLPPLRDVLKSTRFSAFVVDPFGIDALDIAKELNISPYIFFSSNAFALSLVLHLPKLDETVPCEYRDLPEPVKLPGCIPIHGRDLIEPVQDRTSELYKMFLTNAKRYRLAEGIIVNTFMELEGSAIKAMLEEEAKNLPLFPVGPIQSGSSNQVDKLESDCLSWLDNQPHGSVLFVCFGSGGTLSYEQTNELALGLELSGQKFIWVVRTPNNESADATYLSDQTLGDNPLAFLPKGFVERTKGQGLVVPLWAPQAQVLSHGSTGGFLTHCGWNSTLESIMQGIPLIVWPLFAEQKMNAALLAEDLKVALRPKTNKNGLIDREEIAKVVKGLMVGEEGKKVHNRMEDIKIAAEKALSADGSSTKALSKLATQWKNHPDF; encoded by the coding sequence ATGGAACAAAAACCCCACATAGCTCTTCTACCAAGTCCGGGGATGGGACATCTCATCCCTCTTGTAGAGCTTGCCAAGCtacttcttcttcaccacgacttCCAGATCACATGTATCATTCCCGTACTTGGGTCTCCATCCAAAGCTATGAAAGCAGTCCTTCAAGCCCTCCCTACTAGCATAGATAACGTCTTTCTTCCTCCAGTGATattggaggaggaggagatcAAAGGCCTAAAGCTTGAAGTCCAAGCTATGCTCACCTTAACTCGTTCACTGCCACCTCTTCGTGATGTGTTAAAGTCTACTCGATTTTCTGCTTTTGTAGTCGATCCTTTTGGGATTGATGCACTAGATATTGCTAAGGAACTCAACATCTCACCCTACATTTTTTTCTCCTCAAATGCTTTTGCGCTGTCTTTGGTTCTTCATTTGCCAAAGCTGGACGAGACAGTTCCATGCGAGTATAGAGACCTACCAGAACCAGTAAAACTTCCAGGGTGCATACCTATTCACGGTCGAGATCTTATAGAACCGGTGCAAGATCGAACAAGTGAGTTGTACAAAATGTTTCTTACCAACGCAAAACGGTACCGATTAGCTGAAGGTATTATCGTTAATACCTTCATGGAATTGGAAGGAAGTGCTATAAAAGCAATGTTAGAGGAAGAAGCTAAAAATCTCCCACTTTTTCCAGTTGGACCGATCCAAAGTGGTTCAAGCAATCAGGTTGACAAGTTAGAGTCAGACTGTTTAAGTTGGTTGGACAATCAACCACATGGCTCtgtcttgtttgtttgttttgggagTGGTGGAACCCTCTCATATGAACAAACCAATGAGCTAGCCTTAGGATTGGAATTGAGCGGCCAAAAGTTCATATGGGTTGTAAGAACCCCAAATAATGAATCAGCTGATGCCACATACCTTAGTGACCAAACTCTCGGCGACAACCCTCTTGCTTTCTTACCAAAAGGGTTCGTAGAGAGGACTAAAGGGCAGGGTCTAGTTGTGCCCTTGTGGGCTCCACAAGCCCAAGTGCTTAGCCATGGCTCCACGGGTGGATTCTTAACTCATTGTGGTTGGAATTCGACCCTAGAGAGTATCATGCAAGGCATACCATTAATTGTATGGCCACTTTTTGCAGAACAAAAAATGAATGCAGCATTGTTAGCTGAGGATCTAAAAGTTGCACTGAGaccaaaaactaacaaaaatggTCTAATTGATCGAGAGGAAATTGCAAAAGTTGTAAAGGGTCTCATGGTTGGAGAAGAAGGGAAGAAAGTTCATAATCGTATGGAAGATATAAAGATCGCTGCTGAGAAAGCACTAAGTGCAGATGGCTCTTCTACAAAGGCACTCTCTAAATTAGCAACCCAATGGAAAAATCATCCTGACTTTTAG